Within the Acidobacteriota bacterium genome, the region CGATGCGCTGGCCGCCGCTCCTGAATACCACCACGTCCTGCTGGAGAACGAAGGTGTGCGAGTTCTCGATGTTCGTATATCGAAGGGCACACTGTCCCCGTGCACACACATCACTGGCCCGCTGTACTCATACTGGTTAGTGACGGAGAATATATACGCCGTGATGCTGACGGCGCAGTTCTGTTCGACACCCGCGCCACAGAAAAGAAAAGTGTCCTGCTCGTACCAACCTGGTCCGAACCATTCCCGCCACACTCGGTTGAGAACGTCGGTAGGACCGAGATTCATGTCATCAGTATTGAGGTGAGGAACTCAGGGTAACTAACTGAGCAAAGCGTCAGCCGAGTCCGAAGCTCTGGGCCCGCAGAGCATCGATCAATAATGGACGTCTTCGTCTTCCATGACATGTTTTCTGTCCGAAGATGCGCTTAAGCAGGCGGAACCATGCAAAATCTGCTCGTAAACGATGCGAATCGTATTCTCGTCGGCAGTGATTCGGTTTGCGGAGTCATACGCAACTTCCTTGCGCTGAACAAGTTTTATGTTGTCGTTGGTGTGCGGCATGTGTGCTTGGTGCGTCGAAGTATGGGATTGCGAACATCAAGGAATGTTTCACGGATCCGTCACTTGCGAGGTGAAAGCGAATCCCAGCGCACATGAGTTCGACGGCGACGACTCTCGTTCCTCCAAAGACACGGGAAACATCCGCAAATAAAACCGCGCATCACTGGCCTGAATATCTGATTGAAGCCGGAGCATTGGGTACGTTCATGCTTTCGGCATGTGTATTCTGCGCTCTTCTAGAGCACTCGGCATCTCCATTGCATCAGGCGATCGCGTCGGCAGTCGTGCGCCGGTGCCTCATGGGTGTACTTATGGGCGCCACAGCCATAGCCATTATCTATTCACGCTGGGGAAAGAGATCGGGAGCGCAAATGAATCCTTCTGTAACTCTGAGCTTCCTTTCACTCGGTCGGATCAGCCGGCGGGATGCACTCTTCTATGTAGGGGCGCAGTTTGTCGGCGGAGCACTCGGTGTAGGAATCGCATCGACGCTTCTGGGAAAATGGATATCCCACCAGTCGGTTAATTACGCTGTGACCAAGCCCGGAGGCGCCGGAATTGCAATTGCCTTCATGGCTGAGTTCGTCATATCGTTCGTTCTCTTCCTTGTAGTGCTTCACTCAAACGCGCAGCCGAAATTGATGCGCTTTACAGGCCTGATAGTGGGATCTCTTGTTTGCTTATACATCTCGCTCGAAGCGCCTTTTTCCGGCATGAGCATGAACCCTGCCCGCAGCTTTGCGTCGGCAGTGTGGCCGGGCTTCTGGGCGAGCCAGTGGATTTACTTCGTGGCTCCGCCGATCGCAATGCTCCTTGCGGCCGAACTGTTTAAGCGTGGAAAACGTGCAGACAAGGGTTGTGCAAAGTTCGTCCACGACCCGAAGTATTCATGCATCTTCTGCGGACATCCAGGCCGGCAGTAAGTCTTTCGAGAAAATCACAGCTTTCTTTTCTGTCCTGAAACATTCGCGCCGGTTGCGACTCCAATTCGCAGACCTGTAGAGATCCCGAAAATCCAGGAGGCGATATGAGCAAACACTACGACGTGATCATCATCGGAACCGGAGCCGGTGGCGGAACGCTGGCATATCGATTAGCTCCTTCTGGCAAGAGCATCCTTCTGATCGAACGGGGAGATTATGTGCCGCGCGAGAAAGAAAACTGGAGCACGCGCGCCATCAACATTGAAGCTCGCTACAACACCAAAGAAGTTTGGAAGGACCGTGATGGAAAGCCACTTCACCCGCACACGAACTACTACGTTGGCGGAAACACGAAGTTTTACGGTTCGGCACTGTTCAGACTGCGAGAAGCAGACTTCGGAGAGCTCGCTCATTTTGATGGAATCTCGCCAGCGTGGCCGATCGCCTATGACGAGCTAGAGTCTTATTACACCGAAGCAGAGCGTCTCTACCAGGTGCATGGTGAACGCGGTGTAGATCCTACGGATCCGTGGGCAAGTGCTGGTTATCCCTATCCAGCGATCAGCCACGAGCCGCGCATTCAGAAATTGCACAATGAGCTGGAGAAGCTTGGACACAAGCCGTTCCACGTTCCGCTCGGCATCATGCTCAACGAGCAGAACCGGCGCGAGAGCCCATGCATTCGCTGCTCGACGTGCGATGGACACCCATGCCTGATCTATGCCAAGTCTGACGCTCAGGTGATCTGTGTCGATCCCGCATTGAAATATCCCAATGTGGAACTCATTACGAATGCTCAAGTAATGAAGCTGCAGACCAGCGCCTCCGGTCGTGATGTCACGCATGTAAATTTCACGCGCGAGGGAGTTCCGGAAGAGTACTCGGCAGATCTCGTGGTCGTCTCGTGCGGAGCCATTAATTCGGCCGCGCTTCTCTTGCGCTCAGCCAATGGCCGGCATCCGAACGGTCTAGCCAACGGCTCTGATGTCGTCGGACGCCATTACATGGGACATGTCAACTCGGTTGTGATGGCGATCTCGCCTGAGCGGAACGATTCTGTCTTCCAAAAGACGCTCGCGCTCAACGACTTCTATTTTGCCAACGAGACTTGGCAGTATCCGATGGGACACATTTCATTCGTCGGGAAACTCGATGCCGATACGCTGTCGGCTGGGGGTCCTCCATTTGTGCCCGGCATGACGCTCGACATTATGGCCAAGCACTCGCTTGATTTTTGGCTGACCTCCGAAGATCTGCCTGACCCGAATAATCGCGTGGCGTTGGATCGCGAGGGCAACATCGTGCTTTCCTATGTCCCAAATAATCTGGAAGGACACAAGAGACTTGTCGCGAAGCTCAAGAGCCTGATTCGCGAGATCGATGGACACGACCATGTGTTTGCACTGGATAAGTTCATCGGGCAACGAATTCCCCTGGCCGGCGTTGCCCACCAAAACGGAACAGTGCGCTTTGGCAACGATCCTCGAAGCTCCGCGCTCGATCGGAACTGCAAAGCCCACGAACTCGACAACCTGTACGTAGTCGACGCGAGTTTCTTTCCCTCCTGCGGAGCTGTGAACCCTGCACTCACGATCATGGCCAACGCACTTCGCGTTGGAGATCACTTGCTCGAAAGAATGGCAGCCAAAGCTACCGCGATTCCCGAACTGGCGGCAGTGAAGGAGCACGCATGAAAGTCGCAGGTCATTCGTCGGCGCATCGGGTTTCTCTCGTAATGTTGGCGCTGCTTCTCCTTGTAGGCATTGCCGCACACGCACAAGAGAAGGCATCCTCGCCCGTTCAGGCCGTGGATGCAATCGAGATCACAGTTTCGGACATGGATCGCGCTGTCGACTTCTACTCCCGTGTGCTCGACTTCAAGAAAATTTCCGATCTGGAGCTGATAGGCGAGTCTTACGAGCATCTGGAGGGAGTGTTTGGACTGCGCATCCGCGCTGTCCGCATGCAGTTGGGCCAAGAACAGATTGAGCTCGAAGAGTTCTTAGTTCCCAAAGGAGTGGCAATCCCTCAGGATTCACGCAGCAATGATCGATGGTTTCAACACATCGCGATCATCGTCAGCGACATGGATGCTGCCTTTAACTGGCTGCGGCACAACAAAGTCGAGTTTGCGTCGTCCGGTCCGCAACTTCTGCCTGAGTGGAACAAGAACGCCGCCGGCATCCGCGCTTTCTACTTCAAAGATCCGGACGGACATCCGTTGGAGCTCCTGCAAGTCCCGCCAGACAAGGGCGATCCGAAGTGGCACCGCAGTAGTGGACACCTGTTTCTCGGGATCGATCACACGGCAATTGTGGTGAGCGACACCGAAGCAAGCCTGCGCTTCTATCGTGACTTGTTGGGCATGCGCGTTGCGGGCGAAAGCGAAAATTACGGCACGGAGCAAGAGCATTTGAATAATGTCTTCGGAGCACGGTTACGGATTACGGCTCTGCGCGCCTGTGCCGGACCTGGAATCGAGTTGCTCGAGTACCTGGCACCTCGGGACGGTCGTCCATTTCCCTCCAATGAACGGGCCAACGACCTCGTGCGACGTGAAACTGAGCTTGTCAACAACGATCTGTCCTCGACGTTCAAGGCACTTCTGGCGGCACATTCAACGTTCATCTCTCCCGGCCTAGTCTCGCTGTCGCCAGATCTCGGCTATATGCAGGCCCTTGCAGTGCGGGATCCAGACGGACATGTAATCAGAATCCATAATGGCACTCCTGTCGTGAGCGCGAAGACCGGAGCGAATGTACAGAACGCGCAAATGGAGAACCGACGATGACAGCAGAGGAGCTTCGCCTGAAACAATCGCGAGAACGTGTTGCCCACTGGAAGCGCTGGGGACCTTATCTCAGCGAACGAGCCTGGGGCACAGTGCGCGAAGACTATAGCCCTTACGGGAACGCATGGGAGTATCTGCCGCATGACCACGCGCGTTCACGCGCTTATCGCTGGAACGAAGACGGAATCGCCGGCATCTGCGATCGACACCAGAAGATCTGCTTTGCCCTGGCGCTTTGGAATGAGCGCGATCCGATTCTCAAGGAGCGCATCTTTGGACTGACCGGCAGCGAAGGCAATCACGGAGAGGACGTAAAGGAATACTACTTCTATCTCGACAGCACACCGACCCACTCGTACATGAAGTACCTGTATAAGTATCCGCACGCGGCATTCCCATATGCGGAACTGGTGGATCGTAACCGGCAGCGCGGAAAAGACGAGCCTGAGTTCGAACTGTTGGATACCGGGATATTCGATGAGGACCGATATTTCGATGTGGTTGTCGAGTACGCGAAGAGCACTCCGGATGACATTCTCGTCCGCATAACTGTCAGCAATCGTGGACCAGAGGCGGCGCGTATCCGCTTACTCCCCACAATCTGGTTCCGGAATTGCTGGTCCTGGGATGGGAACAGCGCCAAGCCGCGCCTAAAACAGGTTCTTCCCGAAGCAGGACACGGAGTCATCCATTTGTCGGAGCCGCAATGCGGCGAGCGATGGTTGTACCTGCAGCATGGGCCGGAGATCCTATTCACCGAAAACGAGACCAATGCAAAACGATTATTCGGTATCGAGAACAGCTCCCGATATGTGAAGGATGGCATCAACGACTTTGTCGTCCACCGCGATCGCTCTGCTGTAAATCCGGAAAACGCCGGCACAAAAGCCGCCGGTCACTATCAGCTTGAGGTCGGAGCCGGCCAAACCATCAGCATCAAATTGCGTCTCACCGACCGCGCATTCAGTGGGAAGACTGACCCATTCGATGCAGATTTCGATCAGATCTTCCTGTGGCGAGAGCAGGAGGCTGATGAGTTCTACGAGCAGGTGATCCCGGATGACCTGTCGCTGGATGGAAAGAACGTCATGCGACAGTCGATTGCTGGACTTCTATGGTCCAAACAGTTCTATCACTACACCACACGAGAATGGCTCCACGGAGATCCTGCCCAGCCAGCGCCGCCACGAGAGCGACTCAAAGGCCGCAATTCCGATTGGGGACACCTCTACAACGCAGACGTGATGTCGATGCCTGATAAGTGGGAGTACCCCTGGTATGCGGCTTGGGACCTCGCCTTCCACTGCGTTCCGTTGGCGCTGGTCGATTCAGATTTTGCGAAAGAGCAACTCGTCCTCTTGCTGCGCGAGTGGTACATGCACCCGAACGGACAGCTACCAGCTTATGAATGGGCCTTTGGCGATGTGAATCCGCCGGTGCATGCCTGGGCGGCATGGCGCGTTTACAAAATCGAGAAGAAGCGGCGCGGTGTCGGAGACATTCGCTTTCTCGAAAAAGTGTTTCACAAGTTGATGCTGAACTTCACCTGGTGGGTGAACCGCAAAGACGCGGAGGGCATGAACATCTTCCAAGGCGGCTTTCTTGGGCTCGACAACATCGGTGTATTCGATCGCAGTGCACCGCTTCCGACCGGCGGTTACATCGAGCAATCCGACGGTACGAGCTGGATGGCGATGTACACACTCAATCTGCTTGCGATCGCGGTCGAGCTTGCCTGCCACAACCCGGCTTACGAAGACGTTGCCAGCAAATTCTGGGAACACTTCCTGTACATCGCGCGCGCGATGAACCATCGCGGCGAGGACGGCCACAGCCTTTGGAACGAAGAGGACGGTTTCTTCTATGACGTGCTGCACCTGCCGGATGGACAGCGTATGCCGCTGAAGGTGCGCTCAATGGTGGGACTCATCCCCCTGTTTGCTGCAGAGACGCTGGAGCCCGAAGTTCTGGAAAAGCTGAAGGGCTTCCGAACTCGGTTGGAGTGGTTTGTGGAGAATCGCGGGGATCTCACCGGCAATGTTGCGTGCATGCGTACCTGCGGAATGGGCGAACGACGTTTGTTGTCGATTGCAGGACGCGAACAGCTCCGCCGCGTGCTCCAAGTGATGCTCGATGAAAACGAGTTCCTGTCGCCTTATGGAATCCGTGCGCTCTCGAAATTCCACGATAGAAATCCATACGTGCTCAATGTCGGCGGAGTAGAACACCGCGTCGATTACCAGCCGGGCGAATCCAGAACGGGACTCTTCGGCGGCAATTCCAACTGGCGCGGTCCGATCTGGTTCCCAGTGAATTACCTGCTGATCGAGTCGCTTCAGAAATATCATCATTACCTCGGCGATGACTTCACAGTGGAATTTCCGACTGGTTCGGGGAACTTCCTGACGCTCGCAGAGGTCGCGGCTGAACTATCGCGGCGCCTCAGCAGAATCTTTCTCCAAGATGCACAGGGCCGCCGGCCAGTATTCGGCGAGATATCCAAGTTCCAAAATGATCCGCACTGGCGTGACCTCGTGCTCTTTCACGAATACTTCCATGGAGACACCGGACAGGGTGTCGGGGCCAACCACCAAACCGGCTGGACAGGTCTTGTCGCCAAGCTGCTGCAACAAAGCGGCGAGGGACACGAGGAGCAAGACGCAGAAACCGTTCTGACCGCAGTAGCGGCAGGAGACTAGTTCATAACGATTTAGTAGCAAGGAGAGATAGCAATGAAAGCAATCGCAGTATTTCCCGGCAAAGTCGGCAGTGTACATCTGGCCGATTTGCCCAAGCCAAGCGTCAACGAAGTCCCAAACGGCCGCGGCGTGCTGGTCAAGATCTTGAAAGTTGGCGTTGACGGAACCGACAAGGAGATCAATGCCGCTGAGTACGGCGCCGCACCGTCAGGCTATGACTTCCTCGTAATCGGCCACGAGGGCTTCGGCCAAGTAGAGGCCGTCGGACCAGAAGTAACGGAATTCAAGCCTGGTGACTACGTCGGAACGCGGAATCAACCTGCTGCACGGATTCTTGACGGAGTACTACGTCGATGACGCCGACTTCATGGTGAAGATTCCGGTCGGACTGAAAGATGTAGGCGTGCTCCTCGAGCCGATGACCGTAGTGCAGAAAGGAATCGTTCAGGCGTACGAGATCCAGCGGCGTCTAAAGCTGTGGAGACCCCGCAAGGCTGCTGTGATGGGAGCGGGAACGATCGGCCTTCTGGCCACTCTTGTATTGCGTCTGCGCGGCCTGGAGGTTGTGACCTTCGCTCGCGCGGCGAAACCGAACTTGAACGCAGATCTCATCGAAGCACTGGGAGCGAAGTATGAGATCACTCAGGAGCTCCCCGTCATCGAAGGCGCTAAGAAGTACGGTCAGTTCGACATCATTTTCGAAGCAACCGGCTTCTCTCCGATTGTCTTCGAGAGCATGCAGGCGCTGGCAAAAAACGGCGTATTGATCCTTTCCAGCGTCACTGGGGGGGACAAGCGCGTCGAAGTTCCAGCCGACAGGATCAATTTGGAATTCGTTCTTGGCAACAAGGTGATGGTTGGAACTGTCAATGCAAACCGCGAATACTTCGAATCCGGAGTACGCGACATGGCGATGGCGGAATCGCAGTTCCCAGGATGGCTTAGCCGGTTGCTCACACATCCAGTGCGCGGCCTTCAGAACTATGATGAACTCTTTAATCACCTGACGAATGGCAGTGGAGCCATCAAAGTTTACTGCCAGGTTGCATAGCTTGCCGTCTCAAACGGTCCAGAAGGAAGGCTTCCTCCAATAACACGTATGCGGCATATTTTGTCGCGAACTCCTGTCCCAAATCACCCGGTCAGGAATCATAGCGGCTGAACGCACCGGAGGGTCTCATGAGCGCCAAGCATCGCATTCTAATTCTGGGTGGTGGTTTCGGCGGCCTTTACACGGCGCTCGGACTCGAGAAGAAGCTGCACAAGTACCCGAATGTCGAGGTCACCCTCGTCAATCGCGAGAACTTCTTTCTGTTTACTCCGATGCTGCACGAGGTCGCTGCTGGGGACCTTGACCTCACGAACATCGTGAATCCCGTTCGCAAGCTTCTGCGGAAGGTGAATTTCTTTGAAGGCGAAGTTGAAGACATCGACCTCGAAAAACGAAGCGTTCTTGTTTCTCATGGTTTTGATCGTCACACGCACGAGCTCGAATTTGACCAGATTGTGCTGGGCCTCGGCTCGTCAACGAACTTTTTCGGCCTTCCAGGCCTGGAAGAGCACGCACTCACCATGAAATCACTGTCAGATGCCATCAATTTGCGCAACCGTCTGATTGCGTTGCTTGAAGAAGCAGATACGGAGTGCGTGGACAGCGGGAATCGCAAAGCCCTACTTACGTTCATCGTCGCTGGAGGCGGCTTCGCAGGAGTTGAAACGATGGGTGGCATCAACGATTTCGTACGTGACTCGCTGCCATTCTTTCCCAACATTCGGCAGGAAGACATTCGGATGGTTCTTGTTCATCCTGGGCCAGCTGTCCTGCCTGAACTCAGTACCAGTCTTGGTCAGTACACCCAAGAAACTCTTCGGCGCAAAGGAATCGATATTCGGCTAAACACGAAGGTTGAAGGATACGAGCACGGCACGGTCATGCTCAGCGACGGCAGTCTCCTCGCAACGCACACGTTGATTTGGACGGCTGGAACAACTCCTCATTCATTACTTGCGGCGCTGCCGTGCGCGAAAGAACGTGGACGCATCGTCGTCAATGACACACTGGAAGTGAAAGGGTCGGCCGGCGTATGGGCTATCGGAGATTGT harbors:
- a CDS encoding glucosidase, which encodes MTAEELRLKQSRERVAHWKRWGPYLSERAWGTVREDYSPYGNAWEYLPHDHARSRAYRWNEDGIAGICDRHQKICFALALWNERDPILKERIFGLTGSEGNHGEDVKEYYFYLDSTPTHSYMKYLYKYPHAAFPYAELVDRNRQRGKDEPEFELLDTGIFDEDRYFDVVVEYAKSTPDDILVRITVSNRGPEAARIRLLPTIWFRNCWSWDGNSAKPRLKQVLPEAGHGVIHLSEPQCGERWLYLQHGPEILFTENETNAKRLFGIENSSRYVKDGINDFVVHRDRSAVNPENAGTKAAGHYQLEVGAGQTISIKLRLTDRAFSGKTDPFDADFDQIFLWREQEADEFYEQVIPDDLSLDGKNVMRQSIAGLLWSKQFYHYTTREWLHGDPAQPAPPRERLKGRNSDWGHLYNADVMSMPDKWEYPWYAAWDLAFHCVPLALVDSDFAKEQLVLLLREWYMHPNGQLPAYEWAFGDVNPPVHAWAAWRVYKIEKKRRGVGDIRFLEKVFHKLMLNFTWWVNRKDAEGMNIFQGGFLGLDNIGVFDRSAPLPTGGYIEQSDGTSWMAMYTLNLLAIAVELACHNPAYEDVASKFWEHFLYIARAMNHRGEDGHSLWNEEDGFFYDVLHLPDGQRMPLKVRSMVGLIPLFAAETLEPEVLEKLKGFRTRLEWFVENRGDLTGNVACMRTCGMGERRLLSIAGREQLRRVLQVMLDENEFLSPYGIRALSKFHDRNPYVLNVGGVEHRVDYQPGESRTGLFGGNSNWRGPIWFPVNYLLIESLQKYHHYLGDDFTVEFPTGSGNFLTLAEVAAELSRRLSRIFLQDAQGRRPVFGEISKFQNDPHWRDLVLFHEYFHGDTGQGVGANHQTGWTGLVAKLLQQSGEGHEEQDAETVLTAVAAGD
- a CDS encoding glyoxalase; protein product: MKVAGHSSAHRVSLVMLALLLLVGIAAHAQEKASSPVQAVDAIEITVSDMDRAVDFYSRVLDFKKISDLELIGESYEHLEGVFGLRIRAVRMQLGQEQIELEEFLVPKGVAIPQDSRSNDRWFQHIAIIVSDMDAAFNWLRHNKVEFASSGPQLLPEWNKNAAGIRAFYFKDPDGHPLELLQVPPDKGDPKWHRSSGHLFLGIDHTAIVVSDTEASLRFYRDLLGMRVAGESENYGTEQEHLNNVFGARLRITALRACAGPGIELLEYLAPRDGRPFPSNERANDLVRRETELVNNDLSSTFKALLAAHSTFISPGLVSLSPDLGYMQALAVRDPDGHVIRIHNGTPVVSAKTGANVQNAQMENRR
- a CDS encoding NAD(P)/FAD-dependent oxidoreductase, whose translation is MSAKHRILILGGGFGGLYTALGLEKKLHKYPNVEVTLVNRENFFLFTPMLHEVAAGDLDLTNIVNPVRKLLRKVNFFEGEVEDIDLEKRSVLVSHGFDRHTHELEFDQIVLGLGSSTNFFGLPGLEEHALTMKSLSDAINLRNRLIALLEEADTECVDSGNRKALLTFIVAGGGFAGVETMGGINDFVRDSLPFFPNIRQEDIRMVLVHPGPAVLPELSTSLGQYTQETLRRKGIDIRLNTKVEGYEHGTVMLSDGSLLATHTLIWTAGTTPHSLLAALPCAKERGRIVVNDTLEVKGSAGVWAIGDCALVPDRTTGKYCPPTAQHALREGKVLAHNLLATLSGASKKSFSFATIGQLAAIGRRCGVASILGKNFQGFIAWWLWRTIYLSKLPRLEKKVRVALDWTLDLLFSKDLVQYVTFRPAQQASRFQRNESTKAISARQSA
- a CDS encoding dehydrogenase, which gives rise to MSKHYDVIIIGTGAGGGTLAYRLAPSGKSILLIERGDYVPREKENWSTRAINIEARYNTKEVWKDRDGKPLHPHTNYYVGGNTKFYGSALFRLREADFGELAHFDGISPAWPIAYDELESYYTEAERLYQVHGERGVDPTDPWASAGYPYPAISHEPRIQKLHNELEKLGHKPFHVPLGIMLNEQNRRESPCIRCSTCDGHPCLIYAKSDAQVICVDPALKYPNVELITNAQVMKLQTSASGRDVTHVNFTREGVPEEYSADLVVVSCGAINSAALLLRSANGRHPNGLANGSDVVGRHYMGHVNSVVMAISPERNDSVFQKTLALNDFYFANETWQYPMGHISFVGKLDADTLSAGGPPFVPGMTLDIMAKHSLDFWLTSEDLPDPNNRVALDREGNIVLSYVPNNLEGHKRLVAKLKSLIREIDGHDHVFALDKFIGQRIPLAGVAHQNGTVRFGNDPRSSALDRNCKAHELDNLYVVDASFFPSCGAVNPALTIMANALRVGDHLLERMAAKATAIPELAAVKEHA